In Nocardioides sp. WS12, the DNA window TCGGCCAGCACGGCCCAGCCGTCGGAGACGGCGAAGCCGAACTCGTCGCAACTATCGGCGATCTTCTTGAGCCCGGCCTCGGCCTTCCCGGAGTCGCCAATCTGTACGACGGCAACGACCTCCGGCTCGTCGAGCGGTACGACGGCCAACGCGGCCCGGTTGCCGGCCCAGTCCTCGATCTCGTCGAAGTCGATGTCGCAGCCACTCCCGCTCGCGGCTTCGTCGACGATCGATCGCCGCAGGTCTTCCTGGCCGCCGAGCTTCAGCTCCTTCTTCAGGCCGGGGAACTTGCGCAGCGCGTCGAAGGCGGCGACCTTCTGACCGCCGGGCGGGTCCAGGTCGACCGCGACGTAGGCGAGGGTGTTGCCCGGCAGCGCCTCCGCGGGCTGCGGTCCTTGTGCGGCCCAGACCTGCAACGCCCAGGCGCCGACGCCGACGACGGAGCCGACTCCCACGACGCCCGCGACAGCAGCAGCGCGACGGCGCGGCTTCTTCTCGACGGCCGGGGGAACGGGGACGGCATCGGCAAGGCTCACCGGGCGAACCTAAGGGATTCGCCCTTGCCCCACGGCCGATTGGGTAAAGACCTGCCCCTGATGGCCGGAGACATTTTGCCTTCCGGGTCATGGTGGCCGTCGACGTGTCGCTGCTAACTTCCGGGAACTCCCATCTCGGGGAGCCTTAGGAAGGGATGTCTCGTGGTTCGAAAGGCGAAGCAGATCGGCATCGCTGCGGCGATGATTCTGGCAACACTTCTTGTGCCGGCGCAGGCGGCGTATGCGGCCGACGGTTGCGGGGAAGGCTGGTTCAAGCAGTCGGACGGCTATCTGGAGAAGGACGACCCCTGGCAGGGCACTGGCTCCCACAACGCCTGGATCTACCACTCGGGCAAGGTGCGTTTCTGCACTGATGACGACACCTTCAACAACGATGAGAACAGGCGGGCGCTCATCGGCTACCCGAGCGACTCCTACCCGTTCGAGAGCTGGGTCTTCAAGAACGGGACCTATACCAAGTTCTGCGTCAAGCAGACCGTCAAGGCACACATGACCGGAATTGAGAGTTCGACCTCCTGGACCCTCGGTGGCTCGGTCTCGAAGAGTTCCGCGGGGGTGAGCTACTCGTACAGCGCGACGTACGACACCCTCACCCTGACTGTCGCCAAGACCGCAACCTGCAGCACCAGTGCCAGCCAGATCGTTGCTCGTACGAGCGGGATCACCCTCACGGCTGACGACGAAACGGGCGTGGTCGACTGGGTCCAGCTCACCACGACGCTCACCACCGAGTACTGGGTCAACGGAACCAAGTACGTCCAGAATCACAGCCTGGTCGAGAACGACTACAGCTGATTCTCGAGCGCTCGCTCGGTTCCGAGCCGGGCTCTCGCCGCCGCCTTGATGCCGGCGTCGCGAGAGCCCGGTGCGGCGTGCACCGCCGACGCGGTGCCCTTCCACGTACCGCGGATGCCGTGGTCGCGCCGCATCAACGCGAAATAGTCGACGACCTCGACCTCCTTGGCACGCAGCGCGAGTTCGGTGGAGGTGGACGCTACGGGAGCCGCGACGTCGGCCTTGATCGCGGCCGCGCGGGCGAGGTCGCGAGCTGCCTTCAGGCGCTCGCCGACGTGGTCGGCCCACGCTTCGTAGAACGCCGCACGCGCGGTCGAACCGTGTACGGGCTGGAGCTCCCAGCGTCGTCGACGGCCGTTCCAGACCTCACGGGTGTCGGCCTTGTGCGCGCCCGAACGCAGGTGGGCGTCGCCGTCGGTGACCATCTGGGTGACGAGGGAGGCGTAGAGCGCCTTCACGATCGAGATGTCAGACGGGAAGCCGTAGAGCGTGACCCGGGTATTGCTCGTGTAGATCGCGACGCGCACATCGTTGGCCTGGGCGATCTCCAGCATCAACCGGACATAGCGGGCGAGTGAGCGCTTGCCGGTCTCGCCGATGAGCACCGTTTCCCACGAGGGGTCCTCGCGCCGTTCCTCGATGCTCGCGGTCGCGCGGGCCACGGCCAGCGCGATCTGGTGGCGGGTGGCCAGCGCCTGCGCCTTGGTGAAGAACGCGTCGCGCTCGGCGGTGTTGGACGTCCGCTCGGCCTGGCGCAACAACCGACCGATCCGCAGCAGGGTGCGGTCCTCGTCATCGACCCCGGTGTCGAGCCCGTTGAGCCGGTAGGCCGTGTGCAGCAGGTCGGCCAGCACTGGCATCCCGATGTCCTCGAGCAGGCGCAGGAAGGTCGTCCGGAAGTCCTTGTCGTGGCCGGCGCCGCCGCGGAGGTGGTGCGCCACTTCATGGAGTACGACGGCAGCCCGGAGCGACCACGCGCCGCCGACCTCGCGCGGCGGAATGGCCATCACTCCCCGCAGGGGCAGCTCATCGCGTTCGTAGTGGGCCTGCCGGTGACCGCGCCGGGCGCGGACCGCGATCGGCACTCCGGCGAGATCGAGCCCGGAACCGTCGTCGTACCGGCTCTCGGCGGTACGCAGGTGCGCGAGCACCCGGTCGACGAACTCCTGGACATGGCCGGGGTCGGTGAACCGGGGCTCGGTCTCGGGCTCGAACTCCCTGGGCGCGCTGCCGACCTGGATCCGCAACGGCTCGCCGGGGCGACGACTCGCTTCATCGAGCCAGCTCGCGAACAGGTCTTCCGCGGCGTAGACGTCCCGGGTGTCAGGCATGGAGCAAGGTTGTCAGGCGGCGCCGACAACCGCCGATCCCTGGTGGGTGTCGCGGATGTGGACGAGCTCGGTGATGGACTCGACGAAGCGCACCGTGCTGTCGCCGACGCCGTTGTCGTCGAAGTAGTGGTGGCGCATCGCGGCACGTGCGATCCGGTGCTCGTCGTGGTCGAGACGGTCGGTGAGCAGGTCGGTCAGCTCGGCCAGGTTGTCGACGTCGAGGACGTCGGCGCACCGGCTGACCGGCACTTCCTGGCGCAACCGCTCGGCGTCGTGGTGCCGGTCGGTGATCATGATCGGCTTGTCGGTCTGGAGGTACAGCCAGTCGAGGCCGACCGAGGACACGTCGGTGATCATCGCGTCGCAGCCGGGGAAGACGGCCAGGATGTCGCCCTGCCAGATGGCGGCGTGGCCGGCCTCCGGGTCGTTCTCGTTGGCCCGCTCGATCAGGTCGAGGATCGCCTGGTGTCCCTCGCGGATGGCCGGGGTCAGACTCGAGGTGATCTTCGGGTGCGGCTTGTAGACCAGCCGCACGTCGTCAACAGCCAGCGCGGACGCGACGATCTCGGCACCGAAGACGTCGACCGACGTGTAGTCGTTGTACTCCGCGTCGCCCTCCCACGTCGGGGCGTAGAGGACGGTGCGCCGCTCGCTGCGGGGGAGCAGGGGAGCGGGGCGCAGGTCGAGCTGCGGCCGGCCGATCCGGACCAAGCGGGACTCGTCGAGCTCCATCAGGGCGGCGCGGTGGCGCTGAACGGCGGCTTCGCCGGCGACGAAGACGCGGTCATAGGCCTTCGCGTTGTTCGAGACCATCGAGTGCTTGTCGCTCTCGCCGTGGTTGATGTGGACGTGCAGCATCCGACCATCGAGCAGCGAGTTGAAGTTCCACATCGAGTTGTTGCAGTACACGACGACCTTGGCGTCCAGGTCGTCGTACAACTGGGCGAGGTCGGCAAAGCCCGGCGCGAAGTACACCGGGAGCGAGGTCCGCTCCTCCACGATCGCCTGGGTCTCCGCATTCCGGGTCAGGATGCCGACCGGGTGGGACGCATCGAGCCGCTCCAGCACGGGAATCCACTGCAGGAGCTGGTAGACCCGGGTCGGGTCGTCGGCGAAGTAGGCGATGACGTGGGGTTGCTGCACCAGCCGATGTTACGGCCCGAAACGGTGCTGGAACGAACCGGCGACCCCTCCTCAATGTTGCGTTTGGGTAACCTCGCCCGGTGCCTCTCGTCCGGTTGCCTTCGCGCCGCCTCCTGAACCGTTCCGTCCACGCTGTCTGGCGGTGGGTCGAGCAGGTCGGCGACGTCGCGCCGGGCACCGATCTGGCCGATGGCTTCGGGCGTTTCGGCCGCGGAAGTTGCCTCGGGTTCCCCATCGCGACCCTGTACGGCGCCAGCGCGATCCACATCGGCGAGGACACCCTGGTCGGCCGGTTCGCCACCCTCTCGGTCGGCTACGGACCGACCCAGACCGTGTTGCCCCACCGGGCCCTGGTGGTCGGCGACCGCTGCGTCCTCGGTGCCCGGATCTGCGTCACGGCGCACGAGTCGATCACGATCGGCGACGACGTCTGGTTCGGACAGGACGTGTTCATCTCGGACGCCAGCCACGGCTACCAGGACCCCGACGTCCCGGTGGGCCAGCAGTTCGGCGCGCACCAGCCCGTCAGCATTGGCTCCGGGTCCTGGATCGGGCACGGCGCGATCATTCTTCCCGGCGCCACCATCGGACGGAACTGCGTCGTGGCGGCCGGTTCGGTGGTCCGCGGCATCGTCGAGGACCACACCGTGGTGGGTGGCGTGCCTGCCCGCGTCATCAGGCGACTCGAGCCGGGCGTTGGCTGGGTCACGCCGACCGCTAAGGTGGAGGCTTCCCGCCCCGCTCCGTGAAGGACCCTGATGACCGCCTGGCTGTTGCTGGGACTTGCCATCCTCCTGATCGTGGCGTGCGGCCTCTTCGTTGCCGCCGAGTTCGCGTTCGTGACCGTGGACCGCAGCCAGGTCGACCGCGCTGCCGACGAGGGCGACCACTCGGCCATCGGCGTGCAGAAGGCGCTGCGCTCGCTGTCGACGCAGTTGTCCGGCGCGCAGGTCGGCATCACGATCACCAACCTCGCCATCGGATTCCTGGCTGAGCCAGCCATTGCCGAACTCCTGCGCGGGCCACTGGAGAGTGCAGGAGTCTCTGACGGTGCCGTGCGTCCGGTTGCCGTCGGCACGGCGCTCGTGCTCAGCACCTTCTTCACGATGCTCATCGGTGAACTGGTCCCGAAGAACGTCGCGATCGCACTGCCGATGACCACCGCCCGGCTGACCCAGCGCCCGATGCGGGCCTTCACTGCCGCGGCCGGCGGTCCGATCAGGGTCCTCAACGGCAGCGCCAACGCCATCGTCCGCCGGCTCGGCGTCGAACCGCAGGAGGAGTTGCGCTCCGCCCGCAGTTCGACCGAGCTCGCCTCGCTGATCCAGCGTTCCGCTCACGAAGGCACCCTCGACGCCGACACTGCCGAACTGATGGAGCGCTCGGTCGAGTTCGGCACGCGTACGGCCGGCGAGATCATGACGCCCAGGGTGCGCACCCGCTCGCTGGAGGCCAACGATCGCGCCAGCGCCGTCATCGCGCTGGCCCGCGAGTCCGGCAACTCCCGGTTCCCTGTGCTCGACGAGTCCGATGCCGTCGTCGGCACCGTGCACGTCAAGAACGCCGTCGCCCTGCCGCTGCACGAACGCGCGACCACCAAGGTCAAGCACCTGATGGTCCGACCGATCGTCGTGCCCGATTCCCTGCGCCTGGACCCGTTGATGGCCCTGCTGCGCGCCGACGGCTTCCAGATGGCCATTGTCCTCGACGAGTACGGCGACCACGCCGGGATCGTGACGCTGGAGGACGTGATCGAGGAGATCGTCGGCGACATCGCCGACGAGCACGATCGCCTCGGTAGTCGTGGCCGCCTGCGCCGCGACGGCACCTGGTCACTCTCTGGCCTGCTGCGCCCCGACGAGGTCGAGGACCTCACCGGCGTCGAACTGCCGGAGGGCGAGGACTACGACACCGTCGCCGGCCTCGTGCTGCAGGTGCTCGGCCGGATCCCGTCCTCGGGCGACCAGGCCGTCGTACCGCTGGGACATGAGGGTGAGGACGACGAGGAGCCGGCCCGTCAGGCCGTGCTGACCGTCGACCACATGGACGGTTTGCGGATCGACCGGATCTCGATGCGCGTGGAGGTCGTCGATGAGTGACGTCGCTGCCATCCTGCTCGCGGTCTTCCTGCTCGCCGCCAACGCGTTCTTCGTCGGTGCCGAGTTCGCCCTGATCTCCGCACGCCGCAGCCAGATCGAACCCCGTGCCCAGGCCGGTTCCCGGATGGCCAAGATCACCCTCGCGGCCATGGAGCGCGTCTCGCAGATGATGGCGGGCGCCCAACTGGGCATCACCATCTGTTCGCTGGGCCTCGGTGCGGTGGGGGAGCCGGCCCTGGCCCACCTGATCGAGCCGGTCTTCCACGAGCTCCACATGCCTGACGCATGGCTGCACCCGGTCGCCTTCGTGATCGCGATGACGATCGTGGTGTTCCTGCACGTCGTCCTCGGCGAGATGGTGCCCAAGAACCTCGCCATCGCCGGCCCGGACCGTGCGGCCCTGGTCCTCGGGCCACCGATGTACGGCATCGTGCTGGTGCTGCGCCCGATCATCGTGGTGATCAACGCTTTCGCGAACGGCATCCTGCGGCTGCTCAACATCGAGCCCAAGGACGAGATCGGCAGTACGTACACCCGCGAGGAGGTCGCCGCGCTGGTGGAGGAGTCCCACGGCGAGGGCCTGCTCGCCGAGGACGAGTACGGCCGCCTCTCCGGTGCCCTCGGCTTCACCGAGAAGACGATCGCGTCGGTGACGATGCGCCAGGACTCCCTGGCAACGGTGGTGCGCGGTTCGACCGGGGCCGACGTCGAGGCGATCTGTGCAGCGACCGGCTTCAGCCGCTTCCCGGTGGTGTCGGACGGCACGGAGGGACCGAGCGAACTGATCGGCTACCTGCACATCAAGGACGTCCTCGAGCCCGACGAGGAGCGGCGGATGCGCCCGGTGGGGGACCGCTGGATCCGTCCGTTCGCAACCGTCACCCCGGACACCCCCTTGCACGATGCCCTCGAAGTCCTCCAGCGCCGCGGCGCTCACATGGCCCGGGTCGTGGAGGCCGACGGTACGACGCTCGGCGTCGCCGCACTCGAGGACGTGATCGAAGAACTCGTCGGCGTCATCCGCGACGCGGCGCACTCGGACGAGCAGGCGGCCAACTAGGGTGGCGATCGTGGGTGCACCCGAGACGCGCGACGAACCTGCCGCGGGCCGTCAGGTGCTGACCGTTCCCAACGTGATCAGTGCCTCGCGACTGCTCGGCGTTCCCCTTTTCCTGTGGCTGGTGCTCGGCCCGGAGGCCGACGTCTGGGCACTGGTCGTCCTGATGGTCGCCGGCGGGACCGACTTCCTCGACGGCTGGTTGGCACGCAAGCTCAACCAGCAGTCCGAGTTGGGTCGACTGCTCGACCCGGTCGCCGACCGGTTCTACATCCTCGCCGTGGTGATCGGTCTCGCGATGCGCGACGTCATCCCGTGGTGGGTCGCGGCCTCACTGCCGTTGCGCGACCTGCTGCTGTGGGGGCTCGTGCCGCTGCTGCGGACCCGTGGTTACAGCGCGTTGCCCGTGCACTTCCTGGGCAAGGCCGCGACCTTCAACCTGCTCTACGCCTTCCCGTTGCTGTTCCTCGGCGACGGAGAAGGCACCGTCGCCACGCTCGCGCAGATCTTCGGGTGGTCGCTCGCGTTGTGGGGGATCGGTCTCTACTGGTGGGCCGGCGTCCTCTACGCGTGGCAGGTGCGCAAGCTCCTCGCCACCACCGAACGCCGCCCCCGGGGAGCGGGTTCGCGTGAGTGACACGATCGACCGGACCAGGACTCCGCTGCTGACCCTGATCACGCTGGAGGCGCTCGACCGCGACTACCAGGCGGCTGCGTCCCGACGCGGTGTCGACACCCGTGAAGGAGCCGGCTCACGGGTTGCGGTCGTCCTCGTCATGGCTGCCTTCGCGATGCTCGTGACCGTCGCCGCTGTACAGACTTCGCAGAATGCCGACGTCGACGACGCGAGTCGGGCCAGCCTGATCTCGCGGATCGAGTCGCGGCGCGCCGTGGTCGGAGACCTGCAGGCCGACATCGCTGACCAGCGCGCGGCCAACACCGCTGCGGAGGCGACCCTCCGGTCCCTGGGTTCTCGGTACGGCGACACCCAGGCCGACGCCACGGCGATCGGCGCACTCACCGGCTTCGAGCCGGTCACCGGTGACGGCATCCGCGCCACTCTCGACAATCCGCCCAACGCCGGCGAGGACGACGCCGTCGTGCGCGACACCGACCTGGCCCTGCTGGCCAACGGGTTCTGGGCCGCCGGTGCCGAAGCGATCTCCATCAACGGCCAGCGACTGTCTCCGATGAGCGGCATCCGCAACTCCGGCGAGCCCGTCGAGGTCAACGGCATCGGCATCGCGCCGCCGTACACGATTCTGGTGGTCGGCAACCAGCGGACCTTGTCGGCCAACTTCATCGACACCTCCAGTGGTCTCCAGTTCCTCGCGCTGAAGGACCAGTACGGCTTCCCGTACCGGGCGGACAACGAGGACGACCTGCACCTGCCGGCGGCACCCGCGTCGACCCGACAGCTACGGTCGGCCACGGTCCTGAGCAATCCCAAGATCGAAGGAGGTGAGGCACCGTGATCGCCGTTCTCGGTCTGCTCGTGGGCGTGACTCTCGGATTCGTGCTGTCTCCCGATGTCCCGCAGTCGCTGGAGTTCTACCTGCCCATCGCGGTGGTCGCTGCGCTCGACGCGGTGTTCGGCGCGCTGCGTGCGTATCTGGACGGCATCTTCGACGACAAGGTCTTCGTCGTCTCGTTCCTCAGCAACGTGGTGATCGCGGCCGGCATCGTCTACCTCGGTGACCGCCTCGGCGTCGGTGGCCAGCTCTCGACCGGTGTCATCGTCGTCCTCGGGATCCGGATCTTCACCAACGCAGCCGCCATCCGGAGGCACTTGTTCCATGCCTGAGGAGAGCCCCACCAGCCCCGCGAACACGGCCACCGACCGCCTCATGCAGGCGCTCCTGCGGCCCTCTCGCAAGCAGGTCGTTGCCGGCCTGCTGCTGGCGTTGCTCGGGTTCGCCGCGGTCACCCAGGTGCGGGTGACGGGCACCGACGAGACCTACGCCGGCCTGCGGCAACAGGACCTCATCGACCTGCTCGACGGACTTGCCGGCACGCGCCAGCGTGCGGAAGCCGAAGTCGATCGCCTCGAAGACGTCGCCGCCGGCCTCCGTGACGACTCGACCAAACGGCAGACCGCGCTCGAACAGGCGCAGAAGTCGGTCGACAACCTCAACATCCTCGCGGGGCTCGTGCCCGTGACCGGCCCCGGCATCCGGGTCACGATCACCGAGATCGACGGCCGACTGACCCTGGCATCCCTGCTCGACACGATCCAGGAGTTGCGCACGGTCGGTGCCGAGGCGATCGCGATCAACGGCACCGTGCGCGTCGTCGCCCAGACCTCCTTCGCGGAGACCGAGGGCGGCTTCACCGTCGACGGCGAGCAGGTCGAGGCGCCGTACGTCATCGATGTCATCGGCGAACCGGGTGTGCTCGGGGGTGCGCTGACGTTCGCGCTGGGGCCGAAGAAACAGATCGAGGAGGACGGCGCCCGCATCGAAGCGCGCGAACTGAAAGCGATCGACATCGAAGCTGTTGCGCGACGCGACCGGCCTCGGTACGCCGCCCCTGACCAGGGGCAGTAATCTTCTGGCCATGACGAACCCCGCCGAGCTGAAGTACACCGTCGAGCACGAGTGGCTGCGTGAGCCCGGGGAGGTCGCCGGGTCCGTCCGGGTCGGCATCACCGACTTCGCGCAGGAAGCCCTCGGCGACATCGTCTACGTCTCGCTCCCCGAGGTCGGTGCCGCCGTCAGCGCCGGCACCCCTTGCGGTGAGCTCGAGTCGACCAAGTCGGTCAGCGACGTCTACGCGCCGGTCACCGGCGAGATCGTTGCCGTCAACGAGGCGCTCGATGCCACCCCCGAACTGGTCAACAACGACCCCTACGGTGCCGGCTGGCTGTTCGAAGTCGTGCCCGCAGACGGCACCCAGGTGGACGGATTGCTCGACGCGTCCGCATATGAGGCCCAGCTCGACACCTGATCGGGTACGTTCGTCAACGACCAATCCGGACCCTTCAAGGAGCCCCCTGATGCCGTTCTGCACCGCCTGTGGTCGGCAGAACCCCGATGATGCGCGGTTCTGCTCCCAGTGCGGCAACCGCCTGGTGGAGCAGGACGCGTCGACGCCCGCCGTCAGCGACGCGACCGCCACCATCCAGTTCGGTGCCGGTGCCTCCGCCGGTGACCGCGTGGAGACCTCTGACCGCGCGCTCAGCCCCGTGGATGCTGCTGCGGTCGATGCGCTGCCGACCGGACACGCCCTGCTGGTCGTCCAGAAGGGCCCCGGTTCCGGGAGCCGTTTCCTGCTGGACGCCGACGAGGTGACGGCCGGACGCCACCCGGAGAGCGGGATCTTCCTCGACGACGTCACCGTCTCCCGTCGCCACGCCGTGTTCCGTCGTGACGGCGGCACCTTCACGGTCGAGGACGCAGGCAGCCTCAACGGCACCTACGTCAACCGCGACCGGATCGAGAAGACGCAACTCACGGACAGCGACGAGGTCCAGGTCGGGAAGTACCGGCTGGTCTTCTTCTCCGGTCACGAGAGCCTCTGAGCATGGCCGTGGCCTTTGCCCGCGGCGAGCGGGAGCCCCTGCTCAACATCGGACAGGTCCTGGACATGCTGGAGCCCGACTTCGGCGGGCTGATCAGCATTTCGAAGTTGCGTGGCCTCGAGGACGACGGGCTGATCAAGCCCGATCGCACCGCCGCGGGGTACCGCAAGTTCTCCCACGCCGACGTGGAGCGGTTGCGCTACATCCTGCGGATGCAGCGCGACCACTACCTGCCCCGACGCGTGATCCGCGAACACCTCGACGCCATGGACCGTGGCCTCGAGCCCCCCGCACCCGACCCCGTCGTGCCCACGGTGCCCAAGGTGGCCATCGGCGTGGACGGCCTGCCCGCGCCCGAGTCGTTCCGTCGTACCGACAAGCTGCGACTCTCGCGCAAGGAGCTCATCAAGGTGGCAGAGATCGACGAGAAGTTGCTCGGACAGCTCGAGGACTTCGCGCTGATCACCCCTTCTGCCACCGGGCACTACGACACCGATGCACTGGTGATTGCCCAGACGGCCCGTGAGCTCGCCGACTTCGGCATCGAGCCGCGGCACCTGCGCGCCTTCCGCACTGCCGCCGACCGCGAGGTCGGGTTGATCCAGCAGGTCGTTGCTCCCGTGCGCGGCAGTCGCGACGCCGGAGCAAGTGCCCGCGCCGACGAGGCCGTGGTCGAACTCGCGGCGCTCTCGGTGAGATTGCACGCAACTCTGGTCAAGGCTGGGCTCCGCCGCATCTAGACCTGAGTACGCTGGGGGCATGCGCGAGGTCGAGGTCCTGGGAGTCCGGGTGGAGATGCCGTCCAACCAGCCCATCGTCCTGCTCCGCGAGTCCAGCGGCGAGCGGTACCTGCCGATCTGGATCGGCGCCGTCGAGGCGACCGCGATCGCATTCGCCCAGCAGGGCGTGACACCGCCGCGGCCGCTGACCCACGACCTGATGCGCGACATCCTCACCGCCACCGGGACCGATCTCGACCAGGTCCGGATCACCGACGT includes these proteins:
- a CDS encoding CDP-glycerol glycerophosphotransferase family protein; amino-acid sequence: MQQPHVIAYFADDPTRVYQLLQWIPVLERLDASHPVGILTRNAETQAIVEERTSLPVYFAPGFADLAQLYDDLDAKVVVYCNNSMWNFNSLLDGRMLHVHINHGESDKHSMVSNNAKAYDRVFVAGEAAVQRHRAALMELDESRLVRIGRPQLDLRPAPLLPRSERRTVLYAPTWEGDAEYNDYTSVDVFGAEIVASALAVDDVRLVYKPHPKITSSLTPAIREGHQAILDLIERANENDPEAGHAAIWQGDILAVFPGCDAMITDVSSVGLDWLYLQTDKPIMITDRHHDAERLRQEVPVSRCADVLDVDNLAELTDLLTDRLDHDEHRIARAAMRHHYFDDNGVGDSTVRFVESITELVHIRDTHQGSAVVGAA
- a CDS encoding FHA domain-containing protein, with the protein product MPFCTACGRQNPDDARFCSQCGNRLVEQDASTPAVSDATATIQFGAGASAGDRVETSDRALSPVDAAAVDALPTGHALLVVQKGPGSGSRFLLDADEVTAGRHPESGIFLDDVTVSRRHAVFRRDGGTFTVEDAGSLNGTYVNRDRIEKTQLTDSDEVQVGKYRLVFFSGHESL
- a CDS encoding acyltransferase; the encoded protein is MPLVRLPSRRLLNRSVHAVWRWVEQVGDVAPGTDLADGFGRFGRGSCLGFPIATLYGASAIHIGEDTLVGRFATLSVGYGPTQTVLPHRALVVGDRCVLGARICVTAHESITIGDDVWFGQDVFISDASHGYQDPDVPVGQQFGAHQPVSIGSGSWIGHGAIILPGATIGRNCVVAAGSVVRGIVEDHTVVGGVPARVIRRLEPGVGWVTPTAKVEASRPAP
- a CDS encoding DUF2786 domain-containing protein; translated protein: MPDTRDVYAAEDLFASWLDEASRRPGEPLRIQVGSAPREFEPETEPRFTDPGHVQEFVDRVLAHLRTAESRYDDGSGLDLAGVPIAVRARRGHRQAHYERDELPLRGVMAIPPREVGGAWSLRAAVVLHEVAHHLRGGAGHDKDFRTTFLRLLEDIGMPVLADLLHTAYRLNGLDTGVDDEDRTLLRIGRLLRQAERTSNTAERDAFFTKAQALATRHQIALAVARATASIEERREDPSWETVLIGETGKRSLARYVRLMLEIAQANDVRVAIYTSNTRVTLYGFPSDISIVKALYASLVTQMVTDGDAHLRSGAHKADTREVWNGRRRRWELQPVHGSTARAAFYEAWADHVGERLKAARDLARAAAIKADVAAPVASTSTELALRAKEVEVVDYFALMRRDHGIRGTWKGTASAVHAAPGSRDAGIKAAARARLGTERALENQL
- a CDS encoding CDP-alcohol phosphatidyltransferase family protein, which translates into the protein MGAPETRDEPAAGRQVLTVPNVISASRLLGVPLFLWLVLGPEADVWALVVLMVAGGTDFLDGWLARKLNQQSELGRLLDPVADRFYILAVVIGLAMRDVIPWWVAASLPLRDLLLWGLVPLLRTRGYSALPVHFLGKAATFNLLYAFPLLFLGDGEGTVATLAQIFGWSLALWGIGLYWWAGVLYAWQVRKLLATTERRPRGAGSRE
- a CDS encoding hemolysin family protein; its protein translation is MTAWLLLGLAILLIVACGLFVAAEFAFVTVDRSQVDRAADEGDHSAIGVQKALRSLSTQLSGAQVGITITNLAIGFLAEPAIAELLRGPLESAGVSDGAVRPVAVGTALVLSTFFTMLIGELVPKNVAIALPMTTARLTQRPMRAFTAAAGGPIRVLNGSANAIVRRLGVEPQEELRSARSSTELASLIQRSAHEGTLDADTAELMERSVEFGTRTAGEIMTPRVRTRSLEANDRASAVIALARESGNSRFPVLDESDAVVGTVHVKNAVALPLHERATTKVKHLMVRPIVVPDSLRLDPLMALLRADGFQMAIVLDEYGDHAGIVTLEDVIEEIVGDIADEHDRLGSRGRLRRDGTWSLSGLLRPDEVEDLTGVELPEGEDYDTVAGLVLQVLGRIPSSGDQAVVPLGHEGEDDEEPARQAVLTVDHMDGLRIDRISMRVEVVDE
- a CDS encoding small basic family protein, encoding MIAVLGLLVGVTLGFVLSPDVPQSLEFYLPIAVVAALDAVFGALRAYLDGIFDDKVFVVSFLSNVVIAAGIVYLGDRLGVGGQLSTGVIVVLGIRIFTNAAAIRRHLFHA
- a CDS encoding DUF881 domain-containing protein, with amino-acid sequence MPEESPTSPANTATDRLMQALLRPSRKQVVAGLLLALLGFAAVTQVRVTGTDETYAGLRQQDLIDLLDGLAGTRQRAEAEVDRLEDVAAGLRDDSTKRQTALEQAQKSVDNLNILAGLVPVTGPGIRVTITEIDGRLTLASLLDTIQELRTVGAEAIAINGTVRVVAQTSFAETEGGFTVDGEQVEAPYVIDVIGEPGVLGGALTFALGPKKQIEEDGARIEARELKAIDIEAVARRDRPRYAAPDQGQ
- the gcvH gene encoding glycine cleavage system protein GcvH, with protein sequence MTNPAELKYTVEHEWLREPGEVAGSVRVGITDFAQEALGDIVYVSLPEVGAAVSAGTPCGELESTKSVSDVYAPVTGEIVAVNEALDATPELVNNDPYGAGWLFEVVPADGTQVDGLLDASAYEAQLDT
- a CDS encoding DUF881 domain-containing protein, which gives rise to MSDTIDRTRTPLLTLITLEALDRDYQAAASRRGVDTREGAGSRVAVVLVMAAFAMLVTVAAVQTSQNADVDDASRASLISRIESRRAVVGDLQADIADQRAANTAAEATLRSLGSRYGDTQADATAIGALTGFEPVTGDGIRATLDNPPNAGEDDAVVRDTDLALLANGFWAAGAEAISINGQRLSPMSGIRNSGEPVEVNGIGIAPPYTILVVGNQRTLSANFIDTSSGLQFLALKDQYGFPYRADNEDDLHLPAAPASTRQLRSATVLSNPKIEGGEAP
- a CDS encoding hemolysin family protein produces the protein MSDVAAILLAVFLLAANAFFVGAEFALISARRSQIEPRAQAGSRMAKITLAAMERVSQMMAGAQLGITICSLGLGAVGEPALAHLIEPVFHELHMPDAWLHPVAFVIAMTIVVFLHVVLGEMVPKNLAIAGPDRAALVLGPPMYGIVLVLRPIIVVINAFANGILRLLNIEPKDEIGSTYTREEVAALVEESHGEGLLAEDEYGRLSGALGFTEKTIASVTMRQDSLATVVRGSTGADVEAICAATGFSRFPVVSDGTEGPSELIGYLHIKDVLEPDEERRMRPVGDRWIRPFATVTPDTPLHDALEVLQRRGAHMARVVEADGTTLGVAALEDVIEELVGVIRDAAHSDEQAAN
- a CDS encoding MerR family transcriptional regulator, with amino-acid sequence MAVAFARGEREPLLNIGQVLDMLEPDFGGLISISKLRGLEDDGLIKPDRTAAGYRKFSHADVERLRYILRMQRDHYLPRRVIREHLDAMDRGLEPPAPDPVVPTVPKVAIGVDGLPAPESFRRTDKLRLSRKELIKVAEIDEKLLGQLEDFALITPSATGHYDTDALVIAQTARELADFGIEPRHLRAFRTAADREVGLIQQVVAPVRGSRDAGASARADEAVVELAALSVRLHATLVKAGLRRI